The following proteins are co-located in the Salvelinus namaycush isolate Seneca chromosome 31, SaNama_1.0, whole genome shotgun sequence genome:
- the LOC120026110 gene encoding splicing factor ESS-2 homolog — protein sequence MEGFGKALMSGTLVPANPVTTVALRQPPEETKKTNRKVLDEENYIENLEKIIQRDFFPDVTKLQAQKDYLEAEENGDLGKMREISIKYGSSVAKSTPLSNAPYVTPASFETPEGRPGSPSSVLGKTKKGADGVNKEGDEEEKELPCLDRFLAKNTSEDNASFEQIMDLAEDKEKLRHSWLYEAEAEFKQRHEENLALPSSEKQALECVKAGLETWEYKAKNALMYYPEGVKDDDTLFKKPREVIHKNTRFVGDPFSKALNKCQLQQAAALNAQFKQGKVGPDGKELNAQDSPNVNGYGFEGTPCPSPGMAESPLMTWGEIESTPFRLDGSDSPFQERNIGPSFKIPEPGRRERLGLKMANEAAAKNRAKKKEALRKVTENLASLTPKGLSPALTPALQRLVNRTSSKYTDKALRASYTPSPTHRGAGSKTPLGGPATPSGTPTPSKARTPASQDPASITDDLLQLPKRRKASDFF from the exons ATGGAAGGATTTGGAAAGGCGCTGATGTCTGGAACCCTTGTCCCAGCTAATCCTGTAACAACAGTTGCTCTTCGACAGCCACCCGAGGAAACAAAGAAAACAAATCGAAAGGTGCTCGATGAAGAGAACTACATAGAG AATTTAGAGAAGATCATCCAGAGGGACTTTTTTCCAGATGTGACAAAGTTACAAGCGCAGAAGGACTACCTTGAAGCTGAGGAAAATGGGGATCTTGGGAAGATGAGGGAGATATCCATTAAATATGGGTCATCTGTAGCCAAGTCCACACCACTCTCCAATGCCCCAT ATGTTACTCCAGCTTCTTTTGAGACGCCAGAGGGTCGTCCTGGATCGCCCTCTTCTGTACTGGGCAAAACCAAGAAAGGAGCAGACGGTG TGAATAaggaaggagatgaggaggagaaagAGCTGCCATGTCTTGATCGTTTCCTGGCTAAGAACACAAGCGAGGATAATGCATCCTTTGAGCAGATCATGGATCTAGCAGAAGACAAGGAGAAGTTGAGGCATTCGTGGTTATATGAGGCGGAGGCTGAATTTAAACAG CGGCATGAAGAAAACCTTGCCCTGCCGTCATCAGAGAAGCAAGCCCTTGAGTGTGTAAAGGCAGGACTAGAGACCTGGGAGTACAAAGCAAAGAATGCCCTTATGTACTATCCAGAGG GTGTCAAGGATGATGACACCCTCTTCAAGAAGCCGAGGGAGGTGATTCACAAGAACACTCGTTTTGTGGGAGACCCCTTCAGCAAAGCCCTTAACAAATGCCAGCTTCAGCAGGCTGCAGCCCTCAATGCACAG TTCAAACAGGGTAAAGTAGGCCCAGATGGCAAAGAGCTTAATGCCCAGGATTCCCCTAATGTTAACGGATATGGGTTTGAAGGAACTCCCTGCCCTTCCCCAG GTATGGCTGAGTCCCCCCTGATGAcctggggagagatagagagcacCCCCTTTCGCTTGGATGGGTCTGACTCACCGTTTCAAGAGCGGAATATTGGCCCATCGTTCAAG ATTCCAGAACCAGGAAGAAGAGAGCGGTTGGGTTTGAAAATGGCCAATGAGGCTGCAGCCAAAAACCGGGCAAAGAAGAAAGAAGCATTGCGAAAGGTCACAGAAAATCTTGCAAG TCTCACACCAAAAGGCCTGAGCCCAGCATTGACCCCTGCCCTTCAGAGGCTTGTAAACCGGACCTCCAGCAAATACACAGATAAAGCTCTAAGGGCAAGCTACACCCCATCTCCCACACACAGAGGAGCAGGCTCCAAAACCCCCCTGGGTGGTCCAGCCACTCCCTCAGGCACTCCAACACCAAGCAAAGCCAGGACCCCTGCCTCCCAGGACCCAGCGTCCATCACAGACGACCTACTGCAGCTCCCCAAGAGGAGGAAAGCCTCTGACTTCTTCTGA
- the LOC120026116 gene encoding uncharacterized protein LOC120026116 — translation MEEKLILSVFNFPELYNTTLPDYRNGDTRSLAWGKISSLTALPAEECKRKWKNLRDRYFKEVRQEKRSKEETGELAPSRWKYRQRLIFLQPFIKPRNSNVAPANLESPDTINKSTQREIIPVKTLNTALVNDMKTPSTQVGTMSQLAFVTQLSPGQQGDQLSFLGKRPPGAQTSPAPQTSAVLQSSIYATKERPQTRQSASPCSSSTPSKRSAKNRMLLAKEKDHRSDSTIPIRQCDEDEMLLLSFVPALKRLTPQKRCETKIKIQQIMYEAEFSMDQPVTVNEPPVTVSKELPDQEMS, via the exons ATGGAAGAAAAGTTGATATTGTCTGTTTTTAATTTTCCTGAGCTGTATAATACAACTTTGCCAGATTACCGCAATGGTGACACAAGATCACTTGCTTGGGGGAAAATAAGCTCATTGACAGCTCTTCCAG CTGAAGAGTGCAAAAGGAAATGGAAGAATCTGAGAGACCGATACTTCAAGGAAGTACGACAGGAAAAGAGGAGtaaggaggagacaggggagctTGCTCCAAGCCGATGGAAATACAGACAACGTCTGATCTTTCTTCAACCATTCATTAAACCAAGAAACAGCAATGTGGCCCCTGCCAACCTGGAAAGCCCTGATACGATCAATAAAAGCACACAGAGGGAAATAATACCTGTCAAAACACTCAACACAGCCCTGGTGAATGACATGAAAACCCCTAGCACCCAGGTTGGCACCATGTCACAGCTAGCTTTTGTGACACAGCTGTCCCCAGGGCAACAAGGCGACCAACTGTCTTTTCTGGGCAAGCGTCCACCAGGCGCCCAGACGTCCCCAGCGCCCCAGACATCCGCAGTGCTCCAGTCATCAATTTACGCAACCAAGGAGAGGCCTCAGACAAGACAATCTGCTTCACCATGTTCCTCAAGCACTCCCTCTAAGCGCTCCGCTAAGAACAGAATGCTGCTGGCCAAAGAGAAAGATCACAGATCGGATTCCACGATCCCTATCCGGCAGTGTGACGAGGATGAGATGTTACTCCTCAGCTTCGTTCCTGCTTTGAAGAGGCTAACTCCACAAAAAAGATGTGAGACCAAAATTAAGATCCAACAGATTATGTATGAGGCCGAGTTTAGTATGGATCAGCCAGTGACTGTCAATGAACCACCGGTGACGGTATCCAAAGAACTGCCAGATCAAGAGATGTCATAA
- the LOC120025582 gene encoding testis-specific serine/threonine-protein kinase 1-like, with the protein MDDSLVLKKRGYTLGISLGEGSYAKVKSAYSERLKTNVAIKIINRRKAPADFLEKFLPRELEILASLNHRNIVKTFEIFETSEGKVYMIMELGVQGDLLEFIKFRGALPEDFTRKLFKQLSLAIQFAHDLDVVHRDLKCENLLLDKDFNLKVSDFGFARRINYDDAGQMILSKTFCGSAAYAAPEVLQGLPYNAKVYDVWSMGVVLFIMLCGSMPYDDSNIKKMLKIQKEHRVDFPRSKTVPTECKDLMYRMLNPDVAQRIEIDDILEHVWVQSKSKSHDGSKRREDGPSSEAACSKKEKGESSKHPHGNENKKGEKVEVEAKLGPKLSVEGKEAAESSKHTKKESSPDARNDIPADSC; encoded by the coding sequence ATGGATGACTCATTGGTGCTGAAGAAACGGGGATATACACTGGGCATCAGTTTAGGCGAGGGGTCATACGCCAAAGTAAAATCCGCTTATTCTGAGCGTCTGAAGACCAATGTTGCTATCAAAATTATTAACAGAAGAAAGGCGCCGGCGGATTTTTTGGAGAAGTTCTTACCCCGGGAACTGGAGATCCTTGCATCCCTAAATCACCGAAACATTGTCAAGACCTTCGAGATATTCGAGACTTCAGAAGGGAAGGTGTACATGATTATGGAGCTTGGTGTGCAAGGGGACCTACTAGAGTTCATCAAATTCAGGGGTGCTTTGCCCGAGGATTTCACCAGAAAACTGTTCAAACAACTGTCACTTGCAATACAATTTGCACACGACCTAGATGTTGTTCACAGAGACCTGAAATGTGAAAACCTGCTATTGGACAAAGACTTCAACCTCAAAGTGTCGGACTTTGGATTTGCCAGGAGGATCAATTATGATGACGCTGGACAAATGATTCTCAGCAAAACATTCTGTGGCTCTGCAGCCTATGCAGCACCAGAGGTATTACAGGGGCTCCCATACAACGCCAAAGTGTATGACGTTTGGAGTATGGGGGTCGTTCTATTCATCATGCTCTGTGGGTCTATGCCCTATGATGACTCCAATATTAAGAAGATGCTGAAGATTCAGAAAGAGCATCGCGTTGACTTCCCACGCAGCAAAACTGTCCCTACGGAGTGCAAAGACCTGATGTATCGCATGCTTAACCCAGATGTGGCCCAGAGGATAGAGATCGATGATATCCTTGAGCATGTATGGGTGCAGTCAAAATCCAAATCACATGATGGTAGTAAGAGACGAGAAGATGGGCCTTCATCTGAAGCTGCTTGCTCCAAAAAAGAAAAGGGTGAAAGTAGTAAGCATCCTCATGGCAATGAGAACAAGAAAGGGGAAAAAGTGGAGGTTGAGGCCAAATTGGGCCCTAAACTTTCTGTGGAGGGCAAAGAGGCAGCTGAATCATCTAAGCACACCAAGAAAGAATCATCCCCAGATGCAAGGAATGACATCCCCGCTGATTCATGTTGA